In Chanodichthys erythropterus isolate Z2021 chromosome 18, ASM2448905v1, whole genome shotgun sequence, the following are encoded in one genomic region:
- the LOC137006741 gene encoding uncharacterized protein, with amino-acid sequence MASSKSKQSENSDILLKSELIEILRNSKSIEGPTTKYILNTTVLTEGKLLKRERIGQKKDKPRKIILMVGETGTGKSTLINAMINYSMGVRWEHKMWLEVTEIPEDQTESQTKAVTVYDVNALDSPFVLTVIDTPGFGDTEIFDKDKRVSEALQELFRSEDGIHEIHAVCIVLNATDVRLHERQRYILDEILSLFGKDIEKHILLLFTHQEKKNLPKRIMNFLKESFTKYVKNNENICFLFDNCQSEYSDEEDRDTYKTSWNNGVENFSKFFDHLNNINPKSLDITEVVLRARKQLDASVGNLRDRIKLAELKKKELEQTKTALDTLENYKKEQNNFQYEVDEPYKEAVPINAPWWKWSKRATHCEVCKENCHYPGCWWVRDLSWCSVMDEGKCTVCTGRCDHTKHVKDSKIYVPKTRKVTKTKYDLKKKYEEDVGEKRSLMIKLEKDIQQMEAEKIRLVEECYQCFDKLMETALKSTSISSFIHIDFIIEKVKETGNQARVRKLEELKKRAIEENRGLVEGIYIYTQMMI; translated from the exons ATGGCATCTTCGAAGTCTAAACA GTCTGAAAACTCAGATATTCTGTTGAAGAGTGAACTGATAGAAATTCTTAGAAACAGTAAATCAATTGAAGGACCCACTACGAAATATATACTGAACACAACGGTCTTAACAGAAGGAAAGTtgctaaagagagagagaattggacaaaaaaaagacaaaccTCGTAAGATCATACTAATGGTTGGAGAAACAGGAACAGGGAAGTCCACCCTCATCAATGCAATGATCAATTACAGCATGGGAGTCAGATGGGAACACAAGATGTGGCTTGAGGTCACTGAGATACCTGAAGACCAAACTGAGTCTCAGACAAAAGCAGTGACTGTTTATGATGTTAATGCACTGGACAGCCCTTTCGTCCTCACTGTGATCGACACACCTGGATTTGGAGACACGGAGATCTTTGATAAAGACAAACGCGTTTCTGAAGCTCTACAGGAGTTGTTCAGATCTGAGGACGGCATTCATGaaattcatgcagtgtgtatcgTGCTGAATGCAACAGATGTTCGACTCCATGAGAGACAGCGCTATATCTTggatgaaattctgtcattatttggCAAAGATATCGAAAAACACATCCTGCTGCTCTTCACacaccaggaaaaaaaaaatctccccaAAAGAATCATGAATTTCCTCAAAGAATCCTTTactaaatatgtaaaaaataatgaaaatatttgttttttatttgacaacTGTCAGAGTGAGTACTCTGATGAGGAAGACCGAGACACTTACAAAACATCTTGGAACAATGGAGTTGAAAATTTCAGCAAGTTCTTCGATCATTTGAATAACATTAACCCAAAAAGCTTAGACATTACTGAAGTTGTGCTCAGAGCCAGAAAACAGCTGGACGCCAGTGTCGGCAATTTAAGGGACAGAATCAAACTGGcagaactgaaaaaaaaagagcttgaACAAACCAAAACTGCTTTGGATACATTGGAAAATTACAAGAAAGAGCAAAACAACTTTCAGTATGAAGTTGATGAACCCTACAAAGAAGCGGTCCCAATAAATGCACCATGGTGGAAATGGAGCAAACGGGCGACCCATTGTGAAGTCTGTAAGGAGAACTGCCACTATCCCGGATGCTGGTGGGTCAGAGATCTCTCCTGGTGTAGTGTGATGGATGAGGGAAAGTGTACAGTCTGTACAGGGAGGTGTGACCACACTAAACATGTCAAAGATTCTAAAATATATGTGCCTAAAACAAGGAAggtcacaaaaacaaaatatgatCTGAAAAAGAAATATGAAGAGGACGTTGGAGAGAAAAGAAGTTTGATGATCAAACTAGAGAAGGACATCCAGCAGATGGAGGCAGAGAAGATCAGGCTTGTGGAAGAGTGTTATCAGTGTTTTGATAAATTAATGGAGACGGCATTAAAATCTACATCCATCTCCTCTTTCATACATATAGACTTCATAATTGAGAAAGTGAAGGAAACTGGAAATCAAGCAAGAGTTCGGAAACTCGAGGAACTTAAAAAGAGAGCAATTGAGGAGAACAGAGGACTGGTAGAAGGGATctacatatatacacaaatgaTGATCTAA